One Gambusia affinis linkage group LG15, SWU_Gaff_1.0, whole genome shotgun sequence genomic window carries:
- the LOC122845087 gene encoding transmembrane protein 47-like produces the protein MSVDEVYVFRPFKLIALLCVFLALCLDVVALLSPAWVTAEHFSLSLWESCSQSEARQAAEEAAWSCFSTLSSDWQIATLVLLGAGAIATLVAFLVALVSLCWGTKRQHYRIVAVFLFTAVVLQACALVLYPIKFIDGTVLQTYHEFNWGYGLGWGATIFMLGGGILFCLRTDIYEDAMY, from the exons ATGTCTGTGGACGAGGTGTACGTGTTCCGGCCCTTCAAGCTGATCGCCCTGCTCTGCGTCTTCCTGGCGCTGTGCCTGGACGTGGTGGCTCTGCTGAGTCCAGCCTGGGTCACCGCCGAGCATTTCTCCCTGTCTCTCTGGGAGTCCTGCTCCCAGTCCGAGGCTCGGCAAGCCGCGGAGGAGGCTGCGTGGAGCTGCTTCTCCACCCTTTCATCtg ACTGGCAGATCGCCACCCTGGTGCTCCTGGGGGCCGGCGCCATCGCGACTCTGGTGGCGTTTCTGGTGGCCCTCGTTTCCCTCTGCTGGGGTACGAAGAGGCAGCACTACCGCATTGTGGCGGTGTTCCTCTTCACTGCAG TTGTTTTGCAGGCCTGTGCCCTGGTGCTCTACCCAATCAAGTTTATTGACGGAACGGTTCTACAGACCTATCATGAGTTCAACTGGGGCTACGGACTCGGCTGGGGAGCCACCATTTTCATGCTGGGCGGAGGGATACTCTTCTGCCTGCGGACGGACATTTACGAGGACGCCATGTACTAG